The Hornefia porci genome contains the following window.
CCATGTCATCCGCCAGATAGACCTGTCCGTTATCCTGCCATGATTTTCCGGCGACATCCTTTGTCTCCAGGGTGGGAAGCAACCGCTCCAGCTCTGCTAACGACTTGTCGATTGTTTCCCGGTCTGTGCACACAAGCATCGGCTTGGCGTTGGGATCATGCTCTGCCTGCGCCAGCAGATCAATCGCGACAAAGGTCGGATTTGCAGTCTTATCCGCCAGAACAAGAACCTCACTCGGTCCCGCCAGACTGTCAATTCCAACATCTCCAAGCACCTGACGCTTCGCTTCTGTTACAAATTTGTTGCCCGGACCCGCAATCAGATGCACTTTCTTTATCGACTCGGTTCCATATGCCATCGCCGCGACTGCCTGCGCTCCGCCGGTACAATAAATCTCATCCGCACCGGCGATATCCATTGCAACAAGTACCGCCGGATGAATCGTTCCGAACCCGCTGAACGCCGGCGAGCACGCAATAACCTCTTTAACGCCCGCAACCTTTGCGGTTACAATCCCCATAAGCGCCGAGCTGGGCAGCGGATGTCTTCCGGCGGGAACATAGCAACCTACTCTCTCTATGGGAATCATTCTGTGCCCAAGCTCCAGTCCGGGCACTTTACTTTGTACGGTCAGATCCTTTAAGCATTCTCTCTGCTTCTCCGCGAAGAAACGAATCTGACTCTCTGCAAACCGAATCGCCTCCAGCGTCTCGCTGTCAACCTTATCATACGCCGATCTGACTTCCTCTTCGCTGACCCGAATGGAATCGACGTCCACATTGTCAAATTTACGGGCGTATTCAATCAGCGCACTATCTCCGTTTTCTCTGACATTATCGATTATATTCATCACCGACTCTGTCAGCTCGCGGTCTCTCTTATATGTCTTTTTTTCCGCACTTTTAATGGTTTTCATAATCTGCCTCCTATAATATTTCAACAACGCCGTTCGTTGCGTCCACTTTTACAAGGTCTCCGTCCTTCACATCCTGATAGAACGCAGGATCAACTTTGTCTACCATTGGGATTTCCATAATAATCGCGCTCGATACCAGTACCGTCTCAGGGAATTGTATAATCATGGCTGCCGGCATATTGCCATGCATATTCAGCTGAAACAGCCCGTCAGCCTGAACGACAGAACTTCCTTTCCCTCCCGGAAAAATCAGAATTTTTTTTGCGATGGATTTCCCTTCCAGATCGTGAGCACTTTCAATCACCCTGCCTGTCTCAGGCTCCATCAGATAAAACATGATATGATCCCCGGAAACGATCGCTTCTGCCTCTGCACATCCTTCAGAGATCTTATGACATTTGTACTGTTTCATTATTTCACCTCCCCTGTCAGCGCTGCTTCAATGCAGTCGTCCAGATCTCTGATAACAAAGTGAATCCCCCTTCTCTGTGGATAATAAGCACACTTCGGAGATTCTGTCACGCCGATCTTCCCTTTTAAGTGCTTCCAGCAGGGCTGATCCGGACATGTGTCCGGGACAATGTATCCCCCCGCCTCGGAAATCGTTTGATCCAGGCCCATTCTTTCAGCCATTTCCTTTACCAGGCTGGAGGTCAGAATCCACATTTCCTTTTTGAGCTTTTTCCCTTCAATTTTTCCCGCAATGTGACGCACCTCCTCAAGAGTGAAATGCGGGCATCCGAACATGACGAAATCAATCGGCCGATTCCCCTTCAGCGAGATTTCATGAAGGATCTCCTCCATGTCCTGATCAGTAAGAACAACTTCCCTTTCAGGCGCTTTCCCTCCGAAGGCAGTGTCTATATCCGGCGCCTCAGGCGTCACACCTGCGATGTGATACATTCCGTATGCGCCCGACGTATTCAGCTCCGCGCCGAGATTGCGCAGCGCTTCCCGCGTAATGGTCTGACGAGGAAGTCCGGTGAAGACCGGGATCCCTTCGCCGATTTTCTTTCCTAACATGCCGAGAATATGATAATCATAGTCGTCTTTAATATCGGCCTCCACACGAACCAGAATATTCCCTTTTCTGTTTTCATCCAGCAATAATCCGTATTCAGGAACGAATCCGGTTACAGCGGCGCACAGAGCGCTGTTTGCACCCTCACGGTTCGAGCGCGCGCCCCAGACAGAATTAATGAAAGGAGTCGCGCTGGACTCTGAATAGGCGGTAATTTCGCCGAACATCGGTACATTTGTGTCAATATACGGCGTACAATTGTATGTCAGCTCGGCGCCGATTTTTTTATATGCGTTATGCGTGCGCTGCATTAAATCCGCAA
Protein-coding sequences here:
- a CDS encoding aconitase X catalytic domain-containing protein yields the protein MKLTSEQQDMLDGKYSEGAAYAMKIQVAIGECFDARRMVPITRAHVALSNQQADLWFCEKLVNAGARCRVTPTVNPGFCYDFFTKKNMVDEEFADLMQRTHNAYKKIGAELTYNCTPYIDTNVPMFGEITAYSESSATPFINSVWGARSNREGANSALCAAVTGFVPEYGLLLDENRKGNILVRVEADIKDDYDYHILGMLGKKIGEGIPVFTGLPRQTITREALRNLGAELNTSGAYGMYHIAGVTPEAPDIDTAFGGKAPEREVVLTDQDMEEILHEISLKGNRPIDFVMFGCPHFTLEEVRHIAGKIEGKKLKKEMWILTSSLVKEMAERMGLDQTISEAGGYIVPDTCPDQPCWKHLKGKIGVTESPKCAYYPQRRGIHFVIRDLDDCIEAALTGEVK
- a CDS encoding aconitase X swivel domain-containing protein, whose product is MKQYKCHKISEGCAEAEAIVSGDHIMFYLMEPETGRVIESAHDLEGKSIAKKILIFPGGKGSSVVQADGLFQLNMHGNMPAAMIIQFPETVLVSSAIIMEIPMVDKVDPAFYQDVKDGDLVKVDATNGVVEIL
- the hisD gene encoding histidinol dehydrogenase; this encodes MKTIKSAEKKTYKRDRELTESVMNIIDNVRENGDSALIEYARKFDNVDVDSIRVSEEEVRSAYDKVDSETLEAIRFAESQIRFFAEKQRECLKDLTVQSKVPGLELGHRMIPIERVGCYVPAGRHPLPSSALMGIVTAKVAGVKEVIACSPAFSGFGTIHPAVLVAMDIAGADEIYCTGGAQAVAAMAYGTESIKKVHLIAGPGNKFVTEAKRQVLGDVGIDSLAGPSEVLVLADKTANPTFVAIDLLAQAEHDPNAKPMLVCTDRETIDKSLAELERLLPTLETKDVAGKSWQDNGQVYLADDMDEAIAITNELAPEHLEVQADSEREIAARLHNYGSLFVGHYAPVAFGDFVSGTNHTLPTMETAKYSNGVWVGTFIKTGFHQFVSEEGCINLSKHCMRFAEVEGLYGHRDSVRLRVEK